A region of Daphnia carinata strain CSIRO-1 chromosome 10, CSIRO_AGI_Dcar_HiC_V3, whole genome shotgun sequence DNA encodes the following proteins:
- the LOC130701271 gene encoding translin-like yields the protein MDLAPVFAQYQEMLDADQDLREEIRLVVRELDTTGREVSLILQQIHQEDGLRQIEDLCSKAKATLAKANIQFSDLASKIPPNQYFRFNDHWRYVMQRYSFLAALIFFLESEKLALHSDVGKLLQVPIKEENGFHLDVEDYLSGLLQLASELSRLAVNSVTAGNYDLPIRISRFVSELNGGFRLLNLKNDSLRKRFDALKYDVKKIEEVVYDLSIRGLRNRSATITKGN from the exons atggacctCGCTCCCGTTTTTGCGCAATatcaagaaatgcttgatgccgATCAAGATCTCAGAGAA GAAATACGTCTCGTTGTTCGAGAGTTGGACACAACTGGCAGAGAAGTGTCCTTGATTTTACAGCAGATTCACCAAGAAGATGGTCTGCGACAGA TTGAAGATTTATGTTCAAAAGCTAAAGCCACTCTTGCCAAGGCAAACATACAGTTCTCTGATCTTGCTTCCAAAATCCCTCCGAACCAATACTTCAGATTTAACGACCATTGGAGATATGTTATGCAACGTTATTCCTTTCTTGCTGCACTAATTTTCTTCCTCGAATCAGAAAAGCTTGCTCTTCACTCAGATGTTGGAAAGTTGCTTCAAG TGCcaataaaggaagaaaatggttTTCATTTGGATGTTGAGGATTACCTTTCTGGGCTTCTGCAGTTGGCATCCGAGCTG TCTAGGTTGGCAGTAAACAGTGTAACAGCTGGAAATTACGATCTTCCCATTCGCATATCTCGATTCGTCTCCGAATTAAATG GTGGATTTCGTCTTCTCAATTTGAAGAATGATTCGCTACGCAAAAGGTTTGATGCCCTTAAATATGATGtcaagaaaattgaagaagtGGTTTACGATCTCTCTATTCGCGGCCTTCGCAATCGTTCAGCTACCATTACCAAGGGGAATTAA
- the LOC130701269 gene encoding mothers against decapentaplegic homolog 3-like, with protein sequence MTSLIPLSSPVKRLLGWKRGEGEEKWSEKAVKSLVKKLKKSGGLDELEKAVTSQSSSTKCITIPRSLDGRLQVSQRKGLPHVIYCRLWRWPDLQTHHELHALEHCEYAFQLKRDEVCVNPYHYQRVETPVLPPILVPRQAETGVNSVNLSTTGASNNHQIVNSTVATIQDLLSLDDLPLSIADGPDFIMSTAGVNSPSPASIGSGDGGGGTFPLTETPPPGYMSEDGDTQEPADMMNGSRVSPSPPIDAQPVMYCEPAFWCSISYYELNTRVGETFHASQPSITVDGFTDPSNSERFCLGLLSNVNRNPVVEQTRRHIGKGVRLYYIGGEVFAECLSDSSIFVQSPNCNQRYGWHPATVCKIPPGCNLKIFNNQEFAALLSQSVSQGFEAVYQLTRMCTIRMSFVKGWGAEYRRQTVTSTPCWIELHLNGPLQWLDRVLTQMGSPRLPCSSMS encoded by the exons ATGACTTCATTGATACCCTTGTCCTCCCCTGTTAAAAGATTGCTCGGTTGGAAACGAG GTGAAGGTGAAGAAAAGTGGAGTGAAAAAGCTGTCAAAAGTCTTGttaagaagcttaaaaaaaGTGGGGGCTTGGATGAGTTAGAGAAAGCTGTAACTTCCCAAAGTTCCAGCACAAAGTGTATTACTATTCCAAG ATCTTTGGACGGCCGACTTCAAGTATCCCAACGTAAAGGGCTACCCCATGTAATTTATTGTCGTCTGTGGAGGTGGCCAGATTTACAGACCCACCACGAATTGCATGCACTAGAGCATTGCGAATACGCCTTCCAGCTCAAACGAGACGAAGTTTGTGTTAATCCTTATCATTACCAAAGGGTTGAAACTCCAG ttttacCGCCAATCTTGGTTCCACGCCAAGCAGAAACTGGAGTAAACAGCGTCAACCTTTCAACAACAGGAGCCAGTAATAACCATCAAATCGTGAATAGCACAGTTGCCACCATTCAAGACCTACTTTCGCTGGATGATCTGCCGTTGTCGATAGCCGACGGTCCCGACTTTATCATGTCGACCGCCGGGGTGAATTCACCTAGTCCTGCATCAATTGGTAGTGgcgatggtggtggtggaacGTTTCCCTTAACAGAAACTCCTCCGCCTGGTTACATGTCGGAAGACGGCGACACCCAAGAGCCCGCAGATATGATGA ATGGTAGTCGAGTTTCACCTAGCCCTCCTATCGATGCCCAGCCCGTTATGTACTGCGAGCCGGCGTTCTGGTGTTCGATAAGCTATTATGAATTAAACACACGCGTGGGAGAAACTTTCCATGCATCTCAGCCATCCATTACTGTTGACGGTTTTACTGATCCCAGTAATTCGGAACGATTTTGCCTCGGACTTTTATCGAACGTAAACCGCAACCCTGTGGTGGAACAAACCCGACGACACATTGGGAAAGGAGTCCGTCTCTATTATATCGGGGGCGAGGTCTTTGCCGAGTGTTTGAGCGATTCGTCAATATTTGTTCAATCACCAAACTGCAATCAGCGTTACGGTTGGCATCCGGCAACTGTCTGTAAAATCCCACCTG gttgtaatttaaaaatatttaacaacCAAGAATTTGCAGCTCTGTTATCTCAGTCAGTAAGCCAAGGCTTCGAAGCTGTTTATCAGCTGACGAGAATGTGTACCATTCGGATGAGCTTCGTCAAAGGATGGGGCGCTGAGTACAGACGTCAGACAGTAACTTCTACCCCGTGTTGGATCGAACTCCACCTGAACGGTCCACTGCAGTGGCTAGATCGAGTTCTGACTCAAATGGGATCGCCCCGCCTTCCATGTAGCTCCATGTCGTGA
- the LOC130701259 gene encoding hemocyte protein-glutamine gamma-glutamyltransferase-like isoform X1, translating into MSSPMTQPGSPGMLRRSMSGSSGLNNLAKSSSFIRRNNDRDGMGNNVGVSPGGSNAAYRASLVSHYAEDLDRRRRAERAVEDIRTDGMTSENLKIDSVELYSRDNAREHRTDRYELVRDTGRDIGSSSSMAMSMSMTNMSSLSSMDYRSPSSSFSTTVLRRGQPFFMAVRMKDRNFDPRRDILRASFSFGPNPQVTKGTKVVLPFRVTQRDFSRAPQKWDMRLHQQEGFNITFQVHIPANALVGLWRVNIETTTTTPGARVDEFRFKDDIYILFNPFCRDDPVYLDSEDLRREYLMNETGKVFVGTHHRPKGRRWVYGQFSDVALPAAQLLLEQSGLNPTERGNPVQVVRAIASIINANDGFGLLEGKWEGSFEDGVCPWVWTGSSKIFEHYLRNGSKPVKYGQCWVFAAVATSIFRALGIPSRPVTNFVSARDTNHTLSIDKYFDVFGDEMKGGPDGDNQDALWNFHAWTEVWMSRPDLQAGFNGWQAIDPTPPPQFWQNNSGGKFSINLNKFSQEINQNTLWFSDQKSRGPWAVEAFRRGPSSVESVRRGEVGFAYDTPYLFAEVNAEVSHFQEDETSHWGFRKIRVNNYHVGRMILTKRPGADDDVSDADAEDITSLYKNPDGMSRYQKQGDGCFNSHFNQGMSSPYLERRDRERDRDMIHYPGTVRRLSIADVARKPWYDESRHSVDPGSAAERVSSMNAARSVERSQPMFDSRPVNEDVFFDLIEQDKVAWGQPFNLQVHIQNRSQEMRTITANLSANSVYYTGVTARRLGRNDRQFVLQPGGRETLQIRVSWDEYRDKIVDYGHIKIYAMATVQETKQSWSEEDDFQLEKPKLDIQIRGNPQVGQDCFVTFSFMNPVSVSLTECEFTFEGPGLVRPQTLKYRDVKPGEMISYVQKFIPRFSGERKLVATFNSRELGDIIGSRPIHVRD; encoded by the exons ATGAGTTCCCCAATGACTCAACCAGGATCACCAG GCATGTTGCGTCGTTCTATGAGCGGAAGTTCAGGATTAAACAACTTGGCAAAGTCATCAAGTTTCATCCGTCGGAATAACGATCGTGATGGAATGGGTAACAACGTTGGAGTCAGCCCAGGTGGCAGCAACGCAGCTTATCGCGCTTCCTTAGTCTCACACTACGCTGAAGATTTGGATAGACGTCGTCGCGCTGAACGAGCCGTTGAAGATATTCGTACTGATGGAA TGACTTCTGAAAATCTGAAGATTGATTCGGTTGAGTTGTATTCTCGAGACAATGCCCGTGAACATCGCACTGACCGCTATGAATTGGTTCGGGACACTGGCAGG GACATTGGTTCATCTTCTTCCATGGCTATGTCTATGTCGATGACTAACATGTCATCCTTGTCGTCGATGGACTATCGTTCaccttcgtcttctttttcgaCGACCGTTCTTCGTCGTGGTCAGCCATTTTTCATGGCCGTCCGCATGAAGGATCGCAACTTTGATCCTCGTCGCGATATTCTGCGCGCTTCCTTCAGCTTCG gTCCCAACCCTCAGGTGACCAAGGGAACCAAAGTTGTCTTGCCTTTCCGTGTGACTCAGCGGGACTTTAGCCGTGCCCCACAAAAATGGGACATGCGTCTGCATCAACAGGAGGGTTTTAACATCACCTTCCAg GTCCATATTCCTGCCAACGCTCTAGTCGGACTTTGGCGTGTCAACATCGAAACCACCACGACAACACCTGGAGCACGCGTTGATGAATTCCGCTTCAAGGATGATATCTACATCTTGTTTAACCCCTTCTGCAGAG ACGACCCAGTTTACTTGGACAGTGAGGATTTACGTCGTGAATACCTAATGAACGAAACAGGAAAGGTGTTCGTGGGTACACATCATCGCCCCAAAGGTCGTCGTTGGGTCTACGGACAGTTCTCCGATGTAGCATTGCCAGCTGCCCAGCTTTTATTGGAACAGTCCGGCTTGAATCCCACTGAAAGAGGAAACCCTGTCCAAGTTGTCCGTGCCATCGCCTCCATC ATCAACGCCAATGATGGATTTGGTTTGTTGGAAGGCAAATGGGAGGGCTCCTTTGAAGATGGAGTGTGCCCATGGGTATGGACTGGAAGCTCAAAAATTTTCGAGCATTACCTACGAAACGGATCGAAGCCAGTAAAATACGGACAATGTTGGGTGTTCGCTGCTGTAGCTACTTCCA TCTTCCGTGCCTTGGGTATTCCTTCTCGCCCCGTGACCAATTTCGTCTCCGCACGTGATACCAACCACACCCTGTCGATCGACAAGTACTTCGATGTATTTGGAGATGAAATGAAAGGTGGACCAGATGGGGATAACCAAGATGCCTTGTGGAACTTCCATGCCTG GACTGAAGTATGGATGTCACGACCGGATCTGCAAGCCGGTTTCAATGGCTGGCAGGCTATCGACCCAACCCCTCCTCCTCAGTTCTGGCAGAACAACTCCGGGGGTAAGTTTTCtatcaatttaaataaattttcccAAGAGATTAACCAAAACACTTTGTGGTTTTCAGATCAAAAGAGCCGCGGACCGTGGGCTGTTGAAGCTTTCCGCCGAGGTCCCTCATCCGTTGAATCCGTACGCCGAGGTGAAGTGGGATTCGCATACGACACCCCATAT CTCTTCGCCGAAGTCAATGCTGAAGTCAGCCACTTCCAAGAGGACGAGACTTCTCACTGGGGATTCAGGAAGATTCGTGTCAACAATTACCA TGTTGGCCGCATGATCCTAACTAAGCGACCAGGCGCGGACGATGATGTCAGTGATGCCGACGCAGAAGATATCACGAGCCTTTACAAGAACCCCGATGGCATGTCCCGCTATCAAAAGCAAGGCGACGGATGTTTCAACTCCCACTTCA ACCAAGGAATGTCATCGCCATATTTGGAGAGGAGAGACAGAGAAAGGGATAGGGATATGATTCATTACCCTGGCACAGTCCGTCGCCTTAGTATTGCCGATGTCGCTCGCAAACCATGGTATGATGAATCTCGCCATTCAGTTGATCCAGGATCGGCGGCTGAACGTGTTTCATCAATGAACGCTGCCAGAAGCGTTGAGCGATCGCAGCCAATGTTTGACTCTCGCCCAGTTAACGAGGATGTTTTCTTCGATTTGATCGAGCAAGACAAAGTTGCTTGGGGACAGCCATTCAATCTACAAGTTCACATTCAG AACCGTTCCCAAGAAATGCGAACCATCACAGCCAACCTTTCTGCCAACTCTGTCTATTACACCGGAGTTACTGCTCGTCGTCTTGGTCGCAATGATCGCCAGTTTGTCCTTCAACCAGGAGGCC GAGAAACTTTGCAAATTCGCGTCAGCTGGGACGAGTACCGAGACAAGATTGTTGACTATGGTCACATTAAAATCTATGCTATGGCTACCGTACAGGAAACCAAACAGTCATGGAGCGAGGAAGATGACTTCCAGTTGGAGAAACCCAAGCTGGACATTCAG ATCCGTGGAAACCCCCAAGTAGGTCAGGACTGCTTCGTAACATTCAGCTTCATGAACCCAGTATCAGTTAGTCTGACTGAGTGCGAGTTCACGTTTGAAGGCCCTGGACTGGTTCGTCCTCAGACTCTCAAATATCG TGATGTGAAACCGGGAGAGATGATCAGCTACGTCCAGAAATTCATCCCACGATTCAGTGGCGAACGTAAGCTTGTTGCCACCTTCAACTCCCGCGAATTAGGTGACATTATTGGCTCACGCCCAATTCACGTTCGGGACTGA
- the LOC130701259 gene encoding hemocyte protein-glutamine gamma-glutamyltransferase-like isoform X2: MSSPMTQPGSPGMLRRSMSGSSGLNNLAKSSSFIRRNNDRDGMGNNVGVSPGGSNAAYRASLVSHYAEDLDRRRRAERAVEDIRTDGMTSENLKIDSVELYSRDNAREHRTDRYELVRDTGRDIGSSSSMAMSMSMTNMSSLSSMDYRSPSSSFSTTVLRRGQPFFMAVRMKDRNFDPRRDILRASFSFGPNPQVTKGTKVVLPFRVTQRDFSRAPQKWDMRLHQQEGFNITFQVHIPANALVGLWRVNIETTTTTPGARVDEFRFKDDIYILFNPFCRDDPVYLDSEDLRREYLMNETGKVFVGTHHRPKGRRWVYGQFSDVALPAAQLLLEQSGLNPTERGNPVQVVRAIASIINANDGFGLLEGKWEGSFEDGVCPWVWTGSSKIFEHYLRNGSKPVKYGQCWVFAAVATSIFRALGIPSRPVTNFVSARDTNHTLSIDKYFDVFGDEMKGGPDGDNQDALWNFHAWTEVWMSRPDLQAGFNGWQAIDPTPPPQFWQNNSGDQKSRGPWAVEAFRRGPSSVESVRRGEVGFAYDTPYLFAEVNAEVSHFQEDETSHWGFRKIRVNNYHVGRMILTKRPGADDDVSDADAEDITSLYKNPDGMSRYQKQGDGCFNSHFNQGMSSPYLERRDRERDRDMIHYPGTVRRLSIADVARKPWYDESRHSVDPGSAAERVSSMNAARSVERSQPMFDSRPVNEDVFFDLIEQDKVAWGQPFNLQVHIQNRSQEMRTITANLSANSVYYTGVTARRLGRNDRQFVLQPGGRETLQIRVSWDEYRDKIVDYGHIKIYAMATVQETKQSWSEEDDFQLEKPKLDIQIRGNPQVGQDCFVTFSFMNPVSVSLTECEFTFEGPGLVRPQTLKYRDVKPGEMISYVQKFIPRFSGERKLVATFNSRELGDIIGSRPIHVRD; this comes from the exons ATGAGTTCCCCAATGACTCAACCAGGATCACCAG GCATGTTGCGTCGTTCTATGAGCGGAAGTTCAGGATTAAACAACTTGGCAAAGTCATCAAGTTTCATCCGTCGGAATAACGATCGTGATGGAATGGGTAACAACGTTGGAGTCAGCCCAGGTGGCAGCAACGCAGCTTATCGCGCTTCCTTAGTCTCACACTACGCTGAAGATTTGGATAGACGTCGTCGCGCTGAACGAGCCGTTGAAGATATTCGTACTGATGGAA TGACTTCTGAAAATCTGAAGATTGATTCGGTTGAGTTGTATTCTCGAGACAATGCCCGTGAACATCGCACTGACCGCTATGAATTGGTTCGGGACACTGGCAGG GACATTGGTTCATCTTCTTCCATGGCTATGTCTATGTCGATGACTAACATGTCATCCTTGTCGTCGATGGACTATCGTTCaccttcgtcttctttttcgaCGACCGTTCTTCGTCGTGGTCAGCCATTTTTCATGGCCGTCCGCATGAAGGATCGCAACTTTGATCCTCGTCGCGATATTCTGCGCGCTTCCTTCAGCTTCG gTCCCAACCCTCAGGTGACCAAGGGAACCAAAGTTGTCTTGCCTTTCCGTGTGACTCAGCGGGACTTTAGCCGTGCCCCACAAAAATGGGACATGCGTCTGCATCAACAGGAGGGTTTTAACATCACCTTCCAg GTCCATATTCCTGCCAACGCTCTAGTCGGACTTTGGCGTGTCAACATCGAAACCACCACGACAACACCTGGAGCACGCGTTGATGAATTCCGCTTCAAGGATGATATCTACATCTTGTTTAACCCCTTCTGCAGAG ACGACCCAGTTTACTTGGACAGTGAGGATTTACGTCGTGAATACCTAATGAACGAAACAGGAAAGGTGTTCGTGGGTACACATCATCGCCCCAAAGGTCGTCGTTGGGTCTACGGACAGTTCTCCGATGTAGCATTGCCAGCTGCCCAGCTTTTATTGGAACAGTCCGGCTTGAATCCCACTGAAAGAGGAAACCCTGTCCAAGTTGTCCGTGCCATCGCCTCCATC ATCAACGCCAATGATGGATTTGGTTTGTTGGAAGGCAAATGGGAGGGCTCCTTTGAAGATGGAGTGTGCCCATGGGTATGGACTGGAAGCTCAAAAATTTTCGAGCATTACCTACGAAACGGATCGAAGCCAGTAAAATACGGACAATGTTGGGTGTTCGCTGCTGTAGCTACTTCCA TCTTCCGTGCCTTGGGTATTCCTTCTCGCCCCGTGACCAATTTCGTCTCCGCACGTGATACCAACCACACCCTGTCGATCGACAAGTACTTCGATGTATTTGGAGATGAAATGAAAGGTGGACCAGATGGGGATAACCAAGATGCCTTGTGGAACTTCCATGCCTG GACTGAAGTATGGATGTCACGACCGGATCTGCAAGCCGGTTTCAATGGCTGGCAGGCTATCGACCCAACCCCTCCTCCTCAGTTCTGGCAGAACAACTCCGGGG ATCAAAAGAGCCGCGGACCGTGGGCTGTTGAAGCTTTCCGCCGAGGTCCCTCATCCGTTGAATCCGTACGCCGAGGTGAAGTGGGATTCGCATACGACACCCCATAT CTCTTCGCCGAAGTCAATGCTGAAGTCAGCCACTTCCAAGAGGACGAGACTTCTCACTGGGGATTCAGGAAGATTCGTGTCAACAATTACCA TGTTGGCCGCATGATCCTAACTAAGCGACCAGGCGCGGACGATGATGTCAGTGATGCCGACGCAGAAGATATCACGAGCCTTTACAAGAACCCCGATGGCATGTCCCGCTATCAAAAGCAAGGCGACGGATGTTTCAACTCCCACTTCA ACCAAGGAATGTCATCGCCATATTTGGAGAGGAGAGACAGAGAAAGGGATAGGGATATGATTCATTACCCTGGCACAGTCCGTCGCCTTAGTATTGCCGATGTCGCTCGCAAACCATGGTATGATGAATCTCGCCATTCAGTTGATCCAGGATCGGCGGCTGAACGTGTTTCATCAATGAACGCTGCCAGAAGCGTTGAGCGATCGCAGCCAATGTTTGACTCTCGCCCAGTTAACGAGGATGTTTTCTTCGATTTGATCGAGCAAGACAAAGTTGCTTGGGGACAGCCATTCAATCTACAAGTTCACATTCAG AACCGTTCCCAAGAAATGCGAACCATCACAGCCAACCTTTCTGCCAACTCTGTCTATTACACCGGAGTTACTGCTCGTCGTCTTGGTCGCAATGATCGCCAGTTTGTCCTTCAACCAGGAGGCC GAGAAACTTTGCAAATTCGCGTCAGCTGGGACGAGTACCGAGACAAGATTGTTGACTATGGTCACATTAAAATCTATGCTATGGCTACCGTACAGGAAACCAAACAGTCATGGAGCGAGGAAGATGACTTCCAGTTGGAGAAACCCAAGCTGGACATTCAG ATCCGTGGAAACCCCCAAGTAGGTCAGGACTGCTTCGTAACATTCAGCTTCATGAACCCAGTATCAGTTAGTCTGACTGAGTGCGAGTTCACGTTTGAAGGCCCTGGACTGGTTCGTCCTCAGACTCTCAAATATCG TGATGTGAAACCGGGAGAGATGATCAGCTACGTCCAGAAATTCATCCCACGATTCAGTGGCGAACGTAAGCTTGTTGCCACCTTCAACTCCCGCGAATTAGGTGACATTATTGGCTCACGCCCAATTCACGTTCGGGACTGA
- the LOC130701245 gene encoding hemocyte protein-glutamine gamma-glutamyltransferase-like: MRRNGQPGTMSSPMAQPVSPGMMRRSTLTQQGSPGMLRRSMSGNSGLNNLTNSSSFIRRNNDRDGMGNNVGVSPGGSNAAYRASLVSHYAEDLDRRRRAERAVDDIRIDGMSSDNLKIDSVEFFSRDNAREHRTDRYEFVLDNGRDLGSSSSMVMSRSMTNMSSLSTMDYRTSSSSSTTVLRRGQPFFMAVRMKDRNFDPRRDILRASFSFGPTPQVTKGTKVVLPFRMNQREFTRAPHKWDIRLHQQEGFNITFQVHIPANALVGLWRLNIETTTTTPGARVDEFRFKDDIYILFNPFCRDDPVYLDNEELRKEYLMNESGKVYVGTHNRPKGRRWVYGQFSDVALPAAQLLLEQSGLNPTERGNPVQVVRAIASIINANDGFGLMEGKWEGSFEDGVCPWVWTGSSKIFEHYLRNGSKPVKYGQCWVFAALATSIFRALGIPSRPVTNFVSARDTNHTLSIDKYFDVFGDEMKGGPDGDNQDAMWNFHSWTEVWMSRPDLQTGFNGWQAIDPTPPPQYWQKNCGDQKHRGPWAVEAFRRGPSSVESVRRGEVGFAYDTPYLFAEVNAEVSHFQEDETSHWGFRKIRVNNYQVGRMILTKRPGADDDVSDADAEDISSLYKSPDGISRYQKQGDGCFNSLFNQGMSSPYSDLRDRERDRDLKHYPTGSPAERLSAMNAARSVERSQPMFDVRPAHEDVYFDLVEQEKVAWGQPFNVQIHIQNRSQEMRTITSILTANSVYYTGVTARRLGRSDRQFVLQPGGRETLQIRVSWDEYRDKIVDYGHIKIYAMASVQETKQSWSEEDDFQLEKPKLDVQVRGNPQVGQDCFVTFSFMNPISVTLTECEFTFEGPGLVRAQTVKYRDVKPGEMISYVHKFIPRFNGERKLVATFNSRELGDIVGSRPIHVRD, from the exons ATGCGTCGAAACGGTCAGCCAG GCACAATGAGTTCCCCGATGGCACAACCAGTTTCTCCAG GTATGATGCGTCGTTCGACTTTAACGCAACAAGGATCTCCAG gAATGTTACGTCGTTCCATGAGCGGCAATTCGGGACTGAACAACTTGACCAATTCCTCGAGCTTTATTCGTCGGAATAACGATCGTGATGGAATGGGTAACAACGTTGGAGTCAGCCCAGGTGGCAGCAATGCAGCTTATCGCGCTTCGTTGGTGTCCCACTATGCTGAAGATTTGGATAGGCGTCGCCGAGCTGAGCGAGCTGTTGACGATATTCGCATTGATGGCA TGTCCTCGGACAACCTCAAGATCGATTCTGTTGAATTTTTCTCACGAGACAACGCCCGTGAACATCGTACAGACCGCTACGAATTCGTCCTCGATAATGGCCGg GACCTTGGATCTTCGTCTTCCATGGTTATGTCGAGATCGATGACTAACATGTCATCCTTGTCGACGATGGATTATCGCACATCCTCATCGTCCTCAACGACCGTTCTTCGTCGTGGTCAGCCCTTTTTCATGGCCGTTCGCATGAAGGATCGCAACTTTGATCCTCGTCGCGACATTCTGCGCGCGTCTTTCAGCTTCG GTCCCACTCCACAGGTGACCAAGGGAACCAAAGTTGTCCTTCCCTTCCGCATGAATCAGCGCGAGTTCACCCGTGCTCCGCACAAGTGGGACATTCGTCTCCATCAGCAAGAGGGTTTCAACATCACTTTCCAG GTCCATATTCCAGCCAACGCCCTTGTCGGACTCTGGCGTTTAAATATCGAAACAACCACTACGACACCTGGAGCACGCGTCGATGAATTCCGTTTCAAGGATgacatttacattttgttcAACCCCTTCTGCCGAG ACGATCCCGTGTACTTGGACAACGAGGAATTGCGCAAGGAGTATCTTATGAATGAATCAGGAAAAGTGTACGTAGGTACCCATAACCGACCTAAGGGACGCCGTTGGGTCTACGGACAGTTCTCCGATGTAGCTTTGCCTGCAGCTCAACTTTTACTGGAACAATCTGGCCTTAACCCAACCGAAAGAGGCAATCCCGTTCAAGTTGTCCGCGCCATTGCCTCAATC ATCAACGCCAACGATGGCTTCGGTCTGATGGAAGGCAAATGGGAGGGCTCATTCGAAGACGGTGTTTGTCCATGGGTATGGACTGGAAGCTCTAAAATCTTCGAGCACTATTTACGCAATGGATCCAAACCAGTGAAATATGGACAATGCTGGGTGTTTGCGGCTTTGGCTACTTCca TCTTCCGTGCCTTGGGTATTCCTTCTCGCCCCGTGACCAATTTCGTCTCCGCACGTGATACCAACCACACCCTGTCGATCGACAAGTACTTCGATGTTTTCGGTGATGAGATGAAGGGAGGCCCAGATGGCGACAACCAAGATGCCATGTGGAACTTCCACTCATG GACTGAAGTATGGATGTCACGCCCCGACCTTCAAACCGGATTTAATGGCTGGCAAGCAATTGACCCAACCCCTCCCCCTCAATATTGGCAGAAGAACTGTGGTG ATCAAAAACACCGTGGACCCTGGGCTGTTGAGGCCTTCCGTCGCGGTCCTTCTTCCGTCGAGTCTGTTCGTCGCGGTGAAGTTGGATTCGCCTACGATACCCCATAT CTATTCGCGGAAGTCAACGCTGAAGTAAGCCACTTCCAAGAGGACGAGACTTCTCACTGGGGATTCAGGAAGATTCGTGTCAACAATTACCA AGTTGGCCGGATGATCTTAACCAAGCGACCCGGAGCGGACGACGACGTCAGCGATGCGGACGCCGAAGATATATCTAGTCTTTACAAAAGTCCTGATGGCATTTCCCGTTATCAGAAGCAGGGCGACGGATGTTTCAACTCGCTCTTCA ACCAGGGAATGTCTTCACCATATTCTGATTTGAGAGATCGCGAAAGGGACAGGGATTTGAAGCATTATCCAA CGGGCTCACCAGCAGAGCGTTTGTCGGCCATGAATGCTGCTCGCAGCGTCGAACGATCTCAGCCAATGTTTGATGTTCGTCCAGCCCATGAGGATGTTTATTTCGACTTGGTAGAGCAAGAAAAAGTGGCCTGGGGACAGCCGTTCAACGTCCAAATTCACATTCAG AACCGTTCGCAAGAAATGAGGACTATTACGTCGATCCTTACTGCCAATTCTGTATACTACACCGGAGTCACTGCTCGTCGCCTTGGCCGCAGCGATCGCCAGTTTGTTCTTCAGCCCGGAGGCC GTGAAACTCTGCAAATCCGTGTCAGCTGGGATGAATATCGTGACAAAATTGTTGACTATGGTCACATCAAGATCTATGCTATGGCATCCGTACAAGAAACCAAGCAGTCTTGGAGCGAGGAAGATGACTTCCAGTTGGAAAAGCCTAAATTGGATGTCCAG GTCCGAGGAAATCCTCAGGTTGGCCAGGATTGCTTCGTCACATTTAGTTTCATGAATCCTATTTCCGTTACCCTAACCGAGTGTGAGTTTACTTTCGAAGGACCTGGCTTGGTTCGCGCCCAGACTGTGAAATACCG TGACGTGAAACCTGGAGAGATGATCAGCTACGTTCATAAGTTCATTCCTCGCTTCAACGGTGAACGTAAACTTGTTGCCACTTTCAATTCTCGTGAATTGGGTGACATTGTCGGCTCTCGCCCGATTCATGTTCGTGACTAA